In Agromyces sp. G08B096, a genomic segment contains:
- a CDS encoding agmatine deiminase family protein, with the protein MAWRMPAETAPHERTWMAFPREGTTLGEGAAEREEGYEAWTAVAHAVAEFEPVTMVVDPAERARARRMLGDGIEQVEAPVDEFWMRDHGATFVVDDERPGVLGAVDWVFNGWGAPAWSEWRQSAEHARLMAGLVGAELVSSLLVNEGGGIHVDGEGTVLVTETVQLDPRRNPYADRARVEAELARTIGATKAVWLPRGLTRDYDDFGTNGHVDIVATIPSPGVLLLHDQRDPSHPDFEVSRELRALLSEQTDAAGRRFEILDLPAPATLRDDEGVVDYSYVNHLVVNGGIIACGFGEPEADARARDILEAAYPGRRAVTVDARPLFARGGGIHCITQQQPAVGAAGAGR; encoded by the coding sequence ATGGCCTGGCGCATGCCCGCCGAGACCGCACCGCACGAGCGCACGTGGATGGCGTTCCCGCGCGAGGGCACGACCCTCGGCGAGGGCGCCGCCGAGCGCGAGGAGGGCTACGAGGCGTGGACCGCGGTCGCCCACGCCGTGGCCGAGTTCGAGCCGGTCACCATGGTCGTCGACCCCGCCGAGCGAGCGCGCGCCCGGCGCATGCTCGGCGACGGCATCGAGCAGGTCGAGGCACCCGTCGACGAGTTCTGGATGCGCGACCACGGCGCCACGTTCGTCGTCGACGACGAACGCCCCGGCGTGCTCGGCGCGGTCGACTGGGTGTTCAACGGCTGGGGCGCGCCCGCCTGGTCGGAGTGGCGGCAGTCCGCCGAGCACGCCCGCCTCATGGCGGGTCTGGTGGGGGCCGAGCTCGTCTCGAGCCTGCTCGTCAACGAGGGCGGCGGCATCCACGTCGACGGCGAGGGCACCGTGCTCGTCACCGAGACGGTGCAGCTCGACCCGCGGCGCAACCCCTACGCCGACCGGGCCCGCGTCGAGGCCGAGCTCGCCCGCACGATCGGCGCGACGAAGGCCGTCTGGCTGCCCCGTGGGCTCACCCGCGACTACGACGACTTCGGCACGAACGGCCACGTCGACATCGTTGCCACGATCCCGTCGCCCGGCGTCCTCCTCCTGCACGACCAGCGCGATCCGTCGCACCCCGACTTCGAGGTGAGCCGCGAGCTGCGCGCGCTGCTGTCGGAGCAGACGGATGCCGCGGGCCGGCGGTTCGAGATCCTCGACCTGCCGGCTCCCGCGACGCTCCGCGACGACGAGGGCGTCGTCGACTACAGCTACGTGAACCACCTCGTCGTGAACGGTGGCATCATCGCGTGCGGGTTCGGCGAGCCCGAGGCTGACGCCAGGGCGCGCGACATCCTCGAAGCCGCCTACCCCGGCCGGCGCGCGGTCACGGTCGACGCGCGACCGTTGTTCGCCCGAGGCGGAGGCATCCACTGCATCACGCAGCAGCAGCCCGCCGTCGGCGCCGCCGGAGCGGGCCGATGA